One region of Quercus lobata isolate SW786 chromosome 2, ValleyOak3.0 Primary Assembly, whole genome shotgun sequence genomic DNA includes:
- the LOC115977351 gene encoding RING-H2 finger protein ATL56-like, with the protein MPPLQQTQTHGLPPKPNPKVLSLLLKAIIMALLTSLFFLFLGLASAALLLLHLSLSHHRHRHRRGSSLSLATAAPSSGLSPTVLDALPRFLLKRTQPHRRNNSNSNSNSSDVVLGGDDDCVVCLDAFKDAQWCRKLSACGHVFHMRCVDSWLAKVAACPICRAPVRSNASRTGSSVVSLEEEEKNIWGVW; encoded by the coding sequence ATGCCTCCTCTAcagcaaacccaaacccacGGCTTACCACCGAAACCAAACCCAAAAGTCCTATCCCTACTCCTTAAAGCCATCATAATGGCTCTCTTAAcctccctcttcttcctcttcctcggCTTAGCCTCCGCCGCCTTACTCCTCctccacctctctctctcccaccaccgccaccgccaccgccgcggctcttctctctcccttgcCACCGCCGCGCCTTCCTCTGGCCTTTCCCCTACAGTTCTCGACGCCCTCCCCCGCTTCCTATTAAAACGCACCCAACCCCACCGCCgcaacaacagcaacagcaacagcaacagcagcGACGTCGTTCTTGGAGGAGACGATGATTGCGTGGTCTGCCTTGACGCTTTCAAAGACGCCCAGTGGTGTAGAAAGCTCTCCGCTTGTGGTCACGTGTTCCACATGAGGTGTGTTGACTCTTGGCTTGCCAAGGTCGCTGCTTGTCCTATTTGCCGTGCACCTGTTCGATCAAATGCCTCAAGGACGGGTTCTTCTGTTGTGAGTTTggaggaagaggaaaaaaatatctGGGGTGTTTGGTAG
- the LOC115974342 gene encoding putative EG45-like domain containing protein 1, producing MMHTYKRLSFVLLDIRRKKEEIDMKMRVFLMVGIIAILISTATAIPGIATFYTQYVPSACYGNQSQGVMVAAASDTFWNGGAACGKYYNVRCTRDHNVTVKIVDHCPDCSSTIDLSREAFAKIAKPMAGIVIDIDYHQVEVTQRLD from the exons ATGATGCATACATATAAGAGACTCTCCTTTGTGCTTTTAGACATacgaagaaagaaagaggagatCGACATGAAGATGAGAGTTTTTCTGATGGTGGGTATCATTGCAATTCTTATCTCTACAGCTACAGCTATACCGGGAATTGCCACTTTTTACACTCAATATGTTC CATCTGCATGCTACGGCAACCAGAGCCAAGGTGTCATGGTTGCAGCAGCTAGTGACACCTTTTGGAACGGTGGTGCTGCATGCGGGAAATATTACAATGTTAGGTGCACAAGAGACCATAATGTTACAGTGAAAATCGTCGATCACTGTCCGGATTGCTCATCAACCATCGACCTCTCTCGAGAAGCCTTTGCCAAGATAGCTAAACCTATGGCTGGAATAGTAATCGACATTGATTACCACCA GGTTGAAGTCACTCAAAGACTAGACTAA